Proteins from a single region of Eremothecium gossypii ATCC 10895 chromosome VI, complete sequence:
- a CDS encoding amino acid permease (Syntenic homolog of Saccharomyces cerevisiae YDR508C (GNP1) and YCL025C (AGP1)) has product MPRDTGLPSGSSTGAVLVDGELKDIKSGKVVTTETTEFFEKTSAQKSDFEYLEGDDTRFKRFLSSFKRAHGSGGTDTEGGGGQNAKHENLKQTIKSRHMIMISLGTGIGTGLLVGSGTALHDGGPAGSAIGFLIMGLCVYCVIQAAGELAVCYTSLAGGFNAYPSFLIDPALGFATAWVYCLQWLCVFPLELVTASITIKFWPGSRSVNPDIYVAIFYVLIIVINFFGARGYAEAEFFFNSCKVLMMIGFFIVGILINTGAVGTSGYIGGKYWRDPGSLGGRTHFDHFKGIVATLVNAAFSLGCSEFVALTAAEQANPRKSIPAAAKKMIYKIFVVFLGSVILIGFLVPKDSHELMGSNDSDLHVSPYVIAVRMHGVNVVPSFINAVILLSVLSVGNSAFYSSSRLLHSLAEQNYAPKIFKYIDRAGRPLMAMIISILFGTICFVAASPKEEEVFKWLLAISGLSQLFTWSTICLSHIRFRRALAVQGYSTDELGFKAQTGIIGSYVSAIMMVLALIGQFWVSLVPMGATEPDAESFFTGYLAMPMFLLFYFGYKIWNKDWRLFIRADQIDLVSHRRIFDADVLKQEDIEYRAKLRNSSIWHRIANFWC; this is encoded by the coding sequence ATGCCGAGAGACACTGGTCTACCGTCAGGGTCCTCGACTGGAGCCGTCCTGGTTGACGGGGAGCTGAAAGACATCAAGTCTGGAAAGGTTGTGACGACGGAGACAACGGAATTCTTTGAAAAAACCTCCGCTCAAAAGAGTGACTTTGAATACCTAGAAGGAGATGATACCCGGTTTAAGCGCTTCCTGAGCTCTTTCAAACGGGCTCATGGGTCCGGTGGGACTGATACTGAGGGCGGCGGTGGACAAAATGCCAAACATGAGAACCTGAAGCAAACGATCAAGTCGAGGCATATGATTATGATTTCGCTTGGCACCGGTATCGGTACTGGTTTGTTGGTTGGTAGTGGTACTGCCCTGCACGACGGTGGTCCTGCAGGTTCTGCCATTGGTTTCTTAATTATGGGTCTGTGCGTCTACTGTGTCATCCAAGCCGCTGGCGAGCTAGCCGTGTGCTACACATCATTGGCAGGTGGATTTAACGCCTACCCGTCATTTCTAATTGATCCTGCGCTCGGTTTCGCAACTGCATGGGTTTACTGTTTACAGTGGCTCTGTGTCTTCCCACTAGAGTTAGTCACTGCATCCATCACCATCAAGTTCTGGCCTGGGTCTCGGTCAGTGAATCCAGATATTTATGTTGCCATCTTCTATGTTCTCATTATCGTTATCAACTTTTTCGGGGCCAGGGGGTACGCAGAAGCCGAGTTCTTCTTCAATAGCTGTAAGGTGCTTATGATGATCGGGTTTTTCATTGTCGGCATTCTCATCAACACCGGCGCTGTTGGTACCTCGGGCTACATCGGAGGCAAGTACTGGAGAGATCCGGGCTCTTTGGGCGGTCGTACACATTTCGATCATTTCAAAGGTATCGTTGCTACCCTAGTCAACGCAGCATTCTCTCTCGGTTGCTCTGAATTTGTAGCTCTGACGGCTGCAGAACAGGCTAACCCCAGGAAGTCGATTCCTGCTGCTGCAAAGAAGATGATCTACAAGATTTTTGTTGTTTTCTTGGGCTCAGTAATTCTTATTGGTTTCTTGGTGCCCAAGGACTCGCATGAGCTTATGGGCTCTAATGATTCCGATTTGCATGTTTCACCATACGTCATTGCTGTCAGAATGCACGGTGTTAACGTCGTCCCCAGTTTTATTAACGCAGTCATCCTTCTCTCCGTGCTTTCAGTCGGTAACTCAGCATTTTACTCTTCCTCCCGTCTGCTACACTCGCTGGCGGAACAGAACTATGCGCCAAAAATCTTTAAGTACATCGATCGCGCAGGAAGACCTCTCATGGCCATGATCATCTCGATTCTTTTCGGTACCATATGTTTTGTTGCTGCATCTCCAAAAGAAGAGGAGGTCTTCAAGTGGCTATTGGCCATCTCTGGCCTCTCTCAGCTCTTCACATGGTCGACTATCTGCCTATCACACATCCGCTTCCGCCGCGCGCTTGCTGTGCAGGGCTATTCTACAGATGAGCTCGGATTTAAGGCGCAGACAGGTATCATTGGCTCGTACGTATCCGCTATCATGATGGTGCTCGCTCTGATCGGGCAGTTCTGGGTGTCGCTCGTGCCTATGGGCGCGACAGAACCAGATGCCGAGTCTTTCTTCACAGGCTACCTTGCCATGCCAATGTTCCTGCTATTCTACTTTGGCTACAAGATCTGGAACAAGGACTGGCGCCTCTTTATCCGGGCTGACCAAATTGACCTGGTCTCGCACCGTCGCATCTTCGACGCAGACGTGCTCAAACAAGAAGACATCGAGTACCGCGCAAAGCTACGCAACTCCAGCATCTGGCACAGGATCGCCAATTTTTGGTGCTAA
- the RNQ1 gene encoding prion domain-containing protein RNQ1 (Syntenic homolog of Saccharomyces cerevisiae YCL028W (RNQ1)) — protein sequence MTDINKLISEAQNLMDRGNHGGAVQKLTTAAGSNPDQSQVSSIESLIGKMTNHVMGNANTRDGGGGGIASQLFSSLTANSQGSPQAQLGKLALLSKVFGGNSGGGGFNLGSVASLFSGGNGSGAAGAAGAGLGAAGLASLASSMFGGNQGQHHQGQQQGQQQGQQQGQQQYQQGGPGYNSGGQQGGNYGQGGNFNFSGHFDPNANQSGYGNQGQGGYGQQGQGGYGQGQGGYSQQGQGGYGQQGQGGYGQQGQGGYGQQGQGGNGHGQNQGGGSGNGLANLVGSFFGK from the coding sequence ATGACGGATATCAACAAGCTTATCAGCGAGGCGCAGAATCTCATGGACCGTGGGAACCATGGCGGAGCCGTGCAGAAGCTCACGACCGCAGCGGGTAGCAATCCGGATCAGTCGCAGGTGTCCTCGATCGAGAGCCTTATTGGAAAGATGACCAACCATGTGATGGGCAATGCTAATACCAGAGAtggaggaggcggcggGATTGCCAGCCAGCTATTCTCGTCGCTGACAGCCAATTCTCAGGGCTCGCCGCAGGCACAGCTCGGGAAGCTTGCGTTGTTGTCGAAAGTTTTCGGCGGGAACTCTGGCGGGGGCGGGTTTAACCTCGGATCGGTGGCTTCGCTATTCTCCGGAGGCAATGGCTCTGGTGCCGCAGGTGCAGCCGGAGCGGGTCTCGGTGCCGCGGGACTAGCGTCGCTTGCCTCCAGCATGTTCGGTGGTAACCAGGGTCAGCACCATCAAGGCCAGCAGCAAGGCCAGCAGCAAGGTCAGCAGCAAGGCCAGCAGCAGTACCAACAGGGCGGTCCTGGGTATAACTCTGGCGGCCAGCAGGGCGGCAATTACGGGCAAGGTGGAAACTTCAACTTTTCCGGGCACTTTGATCCAAACGCCAATCAGTCCGGCTATGGTAACCAAGGACAGGGTGGCTATGGACAGCAGGGCCAGGGTGGCTACGGCCAGGGTCAGGGCGGTTATAGTCAGCAGGGCCAAGGTGGTTATGGCCAGCAGGGCCAAGGTGGTTATGGCCAGCAGGGCCAAGGTGGTTATGGCCAGCAGGGCCAGGGTGGCAACGGCCATGGCCAGAATCAAGGAGGTGGCAGCGGGAACGGTCTAGCAAACCTCGTGGGCAGCTTCTTCGGAAAATAA
- a CDS encoding AFR696Cp (Syntenic homolog of Saccharomyces cerevisiae YDR507C (GIN4) and YCL024W (KCC4)), translating to MGDKNNNVTSLRGDRIGPWKLGETLGAGSTGKVLLAQNTETGQIAAVKVISKSVFNAQGSTFVGSNDPDVLPYGIEREIIIMKLLNHPNVLRLYDVWETAQDLYMVLEYVEKGELFNLLVQRGPLPENEAVRFFRQIIIGISYCHALGIVHRDLKPENLLLDHKFNIKLADFGMAALESKDKLLETSCGSPHYAAPEIVSGLPYHGFESDVWSCGVILYALLTGRLPFDEEDGNIRNLLLKVQSGKYEIPGEDEISPEARDLIVQILTVEPEQRIKTREILKHPLLQKYPSIKDSKSIRNLPREDTYLNPLDHNDGTIDQAILQNLVVLWHGRDKNEITMKLKEPGANLEKTFYALLHRFKFENEQQQLKQQQIAKRISSTSSSPQQNIVKSSSRRSINNILSTPKKKRSSAINVSSAHKRPVSIQKLNDCGTLNPTSPSKKRSLSNRKLSAVLAGSNSSSPSRKRMSVGQDAPPVPTAVLRDYNKRASRASKRLSFLPSKRGSITTKIIATYAKLSEDNDWEYIDREAKRTSSDFATLIDNIFEHEKYEQIRREKEELERKVREAKEREERERRARAEAERRKREEEERRRRREVEELIRQRELQKSLEEQVARLKAEVAATKQEKRISLAQEQHVRSISEPMERKGTRPSKRDSFLALQNNINSLLKRRTLSLETRPISRLDPGIRLSEENTILEDDLECNEDRLRVEKNILETIRRSKFLGSQYDIDKELQRVRREKLEKVNMRKSQDRKLEPGLHSRQEQRFVSDGTTVTSSHEDSESIILPKNVTAIGVLKDEESEPRKLSEVKIPQFTRRSKHFSASSKRLSVLSMYSTKVSYTNLADYLNNDVQLKSLQPSAPTSIKIPQEPEFMFESAGQENRYQAAAPTDTYLERPKVGVEGDHEPGEPVELIELDDSEDRSKQYSEEDIAKVKLPILPPLDHLNKPNGLGIYQAPAPPKEPLGQPVMKSMIPDDIKIKCVPNQLSPRRRATERAPEKKLTKTVPERVIAAETFPPPNTKKKPSFFKKFSREKMHSDCDVQLDTTVGDSKMFRALNKLLNGWTSYGLKEVRSMPASYTITGKLSSDNILSLRSTAFEIVILSVADTGSSVKFTKKSGSKKTFTRLVNEIEKILEKESVLVLAS from the coding sequence ATGGGCGATAAGAACAACAACGTGACGTCACTTAGAGGCGATCGGATCGGGCCGTGGAAGCTCGGGGAGACGCTTGGGGCGGGCAGCACCGGCAAGGTGCTTCTGGCGCAGAACACGGAGACCGGGCAGATTGCGGCTGTCAAGGTGATCTCGAAGTCGGTTTTTAACGCACAGGGATCGACGTTTGTGGGGTCGAATGATCCGGACGTGCTGCCGTACGGTATCGAGCGGGAGATCATCATCATGAAGCTACTAAACCATCCGAACGTGCTGCGGTTGTACGACGTGTGGGAGACGGCGCAGGACCTGTATATGGTTCTGGAGTACGTGGAGAAGGGCGAGCTGTTCAACCTGCTGGTTCAGCGGGGGCCGCTGCCAGAGAACGAGGCGGTGCGCTTTTTCCGGCAGATCATCATTGGGATTTCGTACTGCCACGCGCTGGGCATCGTGCATCGGGACCTAAAGCCGGAgaacctgctgctggatcACAAGTTCAACATCAAGCTGGCGGACTTCGGCATGGCCGCGCTGGAGTCGAAGGACAAGCTGCTGGAGACGTCCTGCGGGTCGCCGCACTACGCGGCGCCGGAGATCGTCTCCGGGCTGCCGTACCACGGCTTCGAGAGCGACGTGTGGTCGTGCGGGGTCATTCTATATGCGCTGCTTACGGGGCGGCTGCCGttcgacgaggaggacggcAACATCCGCAATCTTTTGCTGAAGGTGCAGAGCGGCAAGTATGAAATACCGGGCGAGGACGAAATATCGCCGGAGGCGCGCGACCTAATAGTGCAGATCCTGACAGTGGAGCCGGAGCAGCGCATCAAGACACGCGAGATCCTGAAGCACCCACTTCTACAGAAATATCCAAGCATCAAGGACTCGAAGAGCATCCGCAACCTGCCGCGCGAAGACACGTACCTGAACCCGCTGGATCACAACGACGGCACGATAGATCAGGCCATTCTTCAGAATCTTGTGGTTCTATGGCATGGCAGAGATAAAAATGAAATTACGATGAAACTCAAGGAGCCAGGCGCCAACCTGGAAAAAACTTTCTATGCACTGTTGCATCGGTTCAAGTTTGAGaacgagcagcagcagttaAAACAGCAGCAGATTGCCAAGCGCATTTCCTCTACTTCCTCTTCTCCTCAGCAGAATATTGTGAAGTCTTCCTCCCGCCGCTCCATAAACAATATATTGTCTACAccgaagaagaagaggagCTCAGCCATTAACGTGTCATCGGCCCATAAGCGACCCGTTTCCATCCAGAAGCTGAACGATTGCGGGACTCTGAATCCAACGTCGCCGTCCAAGAAGCGTTCGCTTTCCAACAGAAAGTTGTCTGCAGTTCTGGCGGGCTCGAATTcctcgtcgccgtcgcGAAAAAGGATGTCAGTGGGGCAAGATGCACCGCCTGTTCCGACTGCGGTATTACGCGACTACAATAAACGTGCTTCGAGAGCAAGCAAACGCTTATCCTTCCTTCCCTCCAAGCGCGGATCTATTACCACAAAAATCATTGCCACATATGCAAAACTATCGGAAGATAATGACTGGGAGTACATTGATAGAGAAGCTAAGCGCACCAGTTCCGATTTCGCGACATTGATTGACAATATATTTGAACACGAAAAGTACGAGCAGATAAGGCGCGAAAAAGAGGAATTGGAGCGCAAGGTTAGGGAGGCGAAGGAACGcgaggagcgcgagcgcagAGCGCGGGCAGAAGCGGAACGCCGAAAAAGGGAAGAGGAAGAGCGCAGGCGTCGCCGCGAAGTAGAGGAGCTAATCAGGCAGCGGGAGCTACAGAAGAGTTTGGAGGAGCAGGTGGCTCGGTTGAAAGCGGAGGTCGCCGCAACAAAACAGGAAAAACGCATCTCGCTTGCTCAGGAGCAACACGTGCGCTCGATCTCCGAGCCGATGGAACGGAAGGGAACTCGGCCGAGTAAACGGGATTCTTTTCTCGCCCTACAGAACAATATCAACAGTTTGTTGAAGCGGCGTACGCTGTCGCTCGAGACGCGTCCAATCTCGAGGTTAGATCCAGGTATCAGGCTCTCAGAAGAAAACACCATCTTGGAGGATGACCTCGAGTGTAATGAGGACCGCCTTCGCGTTGAAAAGAATATATTGGAAACGATCCGCAGGTCGAAGTTCTTGGGGTCTCAGTACGATATTGACAAGGAGCTGCAGAGAGTCAGGCGCGAGAAGTTGGAAAAAGTGAATATGCGCAAGAGTCAGGACAGGAAGCTGGAACCTGGCCTCCATTCGCGCCAGGAACAGAGGTTTGTGTCTGACGGCACCACCGTCACTTCCTCACATGAAGATTCGGAGTCGATAATCCTTCCCAAAAATGTCACTGCTATTGGCGTTCTGAAGGACGAGGAATCCGAACCAAGAAAGTTATCGGAGGTCAAGATTCCGCAGTTCACAAGACGGTCGAAGCACTTTAGCGCCTCTAGCAAGCGACTTTCCGTGTTGTCCATGTATTCCACCAAGGTCTCTTACACGAACCTTGCGGACTACCTCAACAACGACGTGCAGTTGAAGTCATTGCAGCCCAGCGCACCAACTTCTATCAAGATACCACAGGAACCTGAGTTCATGTTCGAATCTGCCGGGCAGGAAAACCGTTACCAGGCTGCGGCTCCTACAGACACATATCTGGAAAGACCGAAGGTTGGCGTAGAAGGCGACCACGAGCCTGGCGAGCCTGTGGAACTGATAGAACTGGACGATAGTGAAGACAGGTCGAAGCAGTACTCCGAAGAGGACATAGCAAAGGTTAAGCTGCCGATCCTGCCTCCTCTCGATCACCTCAACAAGCCCAACGGCCTCGGCATTTACCAAGCCCCCGCGCCTCCAAAGGAGCCTCTGGGGCAGCCCGTGATGAAATCGATGATCCCAGACGACATCAAGATCAAGTGTGTCCCCAACCAGCTCTCCCCGCGCAGGAGGGCAACCGAGCGCGCGCCCGAGAAAAAGCTCACAAAGACTGTTCCGGAGCGCGTGATTGCAGCTGAAACCTTCCCGCCCCCCAACACCAAGAAGAAACCATCCTTCTTCAAGAAATTTTCCCGCGAGAAAATGCACTCGGACTGCGACGTCCAGCTTGACACCACTGTCGGCGACTCCAAGATGTTCCGGGCCTTGAACAAGTTGCTGAACGGCTGGACCAGCTACGGCTTGAAGGAGGTTCGCTCCATGCCCGCCTCCTACACGATCACCGGCAAGCTCTCGAGCGACAACATCCTCTCTTTGCGCTCCACCGCCTTCGAGATTGTCATCCTCTCCGTCGCAGACACCGGCTCGAGCGTAAAGTTCACCAAGAAGTCCGGCTCCAAAAAGACCTTCACCAGGCTCGTCAACGAGATCGAGAAGATTTTGGAGAAGGAAAGCGTCTTGGTGCTAGCCTCGTGA
- a CDS encoding CAP domain-containing protein (NOHBY661; No homolog in Saccharomyces cerevisiae; Syntenic homolog of Kluyveromyces lactis KLLA0C01496g) codes for MINVTCFTTNNKMKPALIITVSSIAAAIAMESVSVQDTTEVATYTRFYKSQPKLTYSKSSYTSTVASFPSPSSMPHFISFDRRPEPSASNTFEQEKSSSQPTIGISLSSDVPSSGPSVTKSLTESTSGSSKDYGSLAKVSTSTLRQHFSDAITDSPSMTPGSCQLSDCTSQLEKSKTKGQTTVPKFSGYKNVTTSLSSTTGASTIPRPSSSSGSKGTSKGPSSSTNIQKTTNPADSTKTDGSSSREPSKASGLTPSFSAPSTLMNLDHNVASELVKAHNAKRVLHEDTQPLKWNNKLSDFAYSYVSELVGTSEDPCTYVLKHSNGPYGENIASGLSSETPNVTEYVNSWYNEIEDYDYNDIDGIYHRGKAVGHFTQLVWAKSQEVGCAVVYCSNNGKGIYILCEYHPVGNIEDSTPGKDRYRLYKENVKPLKQR; via the coding sequence ATGATTAATGTGACCTGCTTTACCACCAACAACAAAATGAAACCGGCACTCATAATTACTGTCAGCAGCATAGCTGCTGCAATCGCCATGGAATCGGTTTCCGTGCAAGATACTACGGAAGTTGCTACCTACACCAGGTTTTATAAATCCCAGCCCAAGTTGACCTACTCTAAGTCTAGTTACACATCTACTGTTGCTTCATTCCCTTCTCCCTCTAGTATGCCCCACTTCATTTCATTTGACAGACGACCAGAACCTAGTGCATCAAATACGTTTGAGCAAGAGAAGTCTAGTTCACAGCCAACCATTGGTATTTCGCTGTCGTCTGACGTTCCCAGTAGCGGCCCGAGCGTTACCAAATCCCTTACAGAATCAACTAGTGGCAGCTCAAAAGATTATGGGAGCTTGGCGAAAGTGTCAACATCTACTCTACGCCAGCACTTTTCAGATGCAATTACTGATAGCCCAAGTATGACGCCAGGATCCTGTCAGCTATCGGACTGTACATCACAGCTGGAAAAATCGAAAACGAAAGGCCAAACAACAGTACCTAAATTTTCCGGATATAAAAATGTCACAACTTCCTTATCTAGTACAACTGGCGCTTCCACCATCCCACGTCCCAGTAGCTCGAGCGGTAGTAAAGGTACTTCAAAGGGACCGTCGTCTTCCACAAATATACAAAAAACGACCAATCCTGCGGACTCTACAAAGACAGATGGCTCCTCATCCAGAGAGCCATCTAAGGCTAGTGGATTGACTCCTAGCTTCTCTGCGCCATCCACACTTATGAATTTGGATCATAACGTTGCAAGCGAGCTAGTTAAAGCGCACAACGCAAAGCGTGTTCTACACGAAGACACTCAACCTCTAAAATGGAATAATAAACTTTCCGACTTCGCCTACAGCTATGTCTCAGAACTAGTAGGTACAAGTGAAGATCCTTGCACATATGTGTTAAAACATTCTAACGGTCCTTATGGAGAGAATATTGCTTCCGGACTTTCCTCGGAAACGCCCAATGTGACGGAATACGTGAATTCATGGTACAATGAAATTGAGGACTATGACTATAATGATATCGACGGGATATATCATCGCGGAAAGGCAGTAGGTCATTTTACTCAATTAGTCTGGGCAAAGAGCCAGGAAGTAGGTTGTGCTGTAGTCTACTGCTCAAATAATGGGAAGGGGATATACATTCTCTGCGAATACCACCCTGTTGGCAACATCGAGGACAGTACGCCAGGGAAAGACAGGTATCGCCTCTACAAAGAGAACGTAAAACCGCTAAAGCAGCGTTAG
- the FUS1 gene encoding Fus1p (Syntenic homolog of Saccharomyces cerevisiae YCL027W (FUS1)) — protein sequence MAETDTTVSSTITKEVTVVFYRTSSSQEEDTILQTVTVDKYYASGQTIPYAYSTLSSQGGSTIYNLRSTPIQPAGSLSKISATESASAPSFTSTTSLKYSTVTSSSDITLPLATSMPLSEHPSGTEAASEQTPTYVPLTTLVSNEKSSKTIICLSIGLPIAIFVVSIALILWFFRYRSTGRHRNEGKPPRWAVQPKTMKTQRPRSLDLEKEPLGNDYKDSQIYDNSGIEVQPPHVLTPDKAALNPETSDSDTMIEKYLYGKPNLGSKLADTQDRTKWTYESPLSRWFLTKSVYQPFSSFEINSGTTEIKTPTVPLKTLRILSKVRREQAPNPQTAVYSPFKEEPVYTSAMVASMAYNSQTSDFKPPGTSVTEKVSTPTSKMTTLLPLPDTPLDETSSYKENSYDTSPELEPAQYSHSTPVVPSPPPTADGDLCVVIKPFSPRLLDEIELNIDEQVRVLARHTDGWCLVEKCDSAKSADSDSDNISAPNYLNERRGIVPQMCLKHVFNGVH from the coding sequence ATGGCGGAAACAGATACCACTGTCTCATCCACCATAACAAAGGAGGTCACGGTCGTGTTCTATCGCACATCCAGCTCGCAAGAAGAGGATACCATCCTGCAAACAGTCACCGTAGACAAATATTACGCTTCAGGTCAAACTATCCCATACGCATATTCAACACTCAGTTCGCAGGGGGGGAGTACCATCTACAACCTTAGATCTACGCCTATTCAACCCGCAGGTAGTCTCTCAAAAATATCGGCGACAGAAAGTGCATCCGCACCGTCATTCACAAGcactacctccctgaaATATTCCACGGTAACATCCTCGAGCGATATCACACTTCCCCTTGCGACTTCCATGCCATTGTCTGAACACCCTTCTGGAACGGAGGCTGCTTCGGAGCAAACACCGACCTATGTTCCACTTACCACTTTGGTGAGCAATGAGAAAAGCTCTAAAACAATTATTTGCCTCTCAATTGGTCTTCCAATTGCCATATTTGTTGTCAGCATTGCTTTGATCCTATGGTTCTTCCGTTATCGAAGTACAGGCCGCCATCGGAACGAGGGTAAACCACCTCGGTGGGCTGTTCAGCCAAAAACCATGAAGACACAGCGGCCAAGATCCTTAGATCTAGAAAAAGAGCCTCTAGGTAACGATTATAAAGATTCCCAGATTTATGACAATTCTGGGATAGAGGTTCAGCCTCCACATGTTCTGACTCCAGATAAAGCTGCCCTAAACCCAGAAACATCTGATAGTGATACCATGATTGAAAAGTACTTGTATGGAAAGCCAAATCTAGGTAGCAAACTGGCAGACACGCAAGACAGAACTAAGTGGACTTACGAATCACCGCTATCCAGGTGGTTCCTAACAAAATCAGTATACCAACCGTTTAGTTCTTTCGAAATCAACAGCGGAACCACCGAGATTAAAACGCCTACAGTCCCGCTTAAAACGCTTCGAATCCTGTCAAAGGTCCGCCGCGAACAGGCACCAAACCCGCAGACAGCGGTATATTCACCTTTCAAGGAGGAGCCAGTGTACACGTCTGCCATGGTAGCATCAATGGCTTATAATTCTCAGACAAGCGATTTTAAACCACCAGGTACATCGGTGACGGAAAAGGTGTCCACCCCCACCTCGAAAATGACCACTCTTCTACCCTTGCCTGATACTCCATTAGATGAAACATCATCATACAAGGAAAACTCGTACGACACCTCACCAGAGCTTGAACCAGCGCAATACTCTCACAGCACACCAGTTGTACCCTCGCCACCACCAACAGCCGATGGTGACTTGTGCGTTGTAATAAAACCATTCTCTCCGCGCTTGTTAGATGAGATCGAATTGAACATCGACGAGCAAGTTCGTGTTCTTGCTCGGCATACCGATGGGTGGTGCTTAGTAGAGAAATGCGATAGTGCTAAGAGTGCCGACTCTGACAGTGACAATATATCCGCGCCGAACTATCTAAACGAACGGCGAGGTATTGTGCCACAGATGTGTCTTAAACATGTCTTTAACGGTGTTCACTAA
- the SMT3 gene encoding SUMO family protein SMT3 (Syntenic homolog of Saccharomyces cerevisiae YDR510W (SMT3)): MSDEQEQKPEIKPETHINLKVSDGSSEIFFKIKRTTPLRRLMEAFAKRQGKEMDSLRFLYDGVRIQPDQTPDDLDMEDNDIIEAHREQIGGS; this comes from the coding sequence ATGTCCGACGAGCAGGAGCAGAAGCCCGAAATCAAGCCCGAAACCCACATCAATCTCAAGGTCTCCGACGGCTCCAGCGAGATCTTCTTCAAGATCAAGCGCACCACCccgctgcgccgcctcATGGAGGCCTTCGCCAAGCGCCAGGGCAAGGAGATGGACTCGTTGCGCTTTCTCTACGACGGCGTCCGCATCCAACCCGACCAGACGCCCGACGACCTGGATATGGAAGACAACGATATCATCGAGGCCCACCGAGAGCAAATCGGCGGGTCCTAA